Sequence from the Methanobrevibacter arboriphilus genome:
TGTTCCATTACTAAAGTTGCTTTTAGAAATAGTGAAAATTTTGTTGATTTGAATGTTGTTGCTAAAATAAATCAAGTAACTAATAATTTAAAACTTTTAAGAAATTTAGATAATGAGGAATAATATGAAATACATACAGGACAATAATATAAAGGGGTATCGTGAAACTAATCAATTTGCCGAAGATTTAAGAAGAGATTGGGGAATCGATAGTTATTCTCCTGTTGATATTTTTTCTGTTGCGATTGAAAAATTGCCTAATTTGACGTTAATTTTATTGCCTTTGGGTGAAAAAATTAGTGGGTGTTGTTCTAAGGTTGTTGATGATCAAATTATTTTGATTAATTCGGAACATTCTAAAGGTAGGCAAAATTTTACTTTAGCGCATGAATTATATCATTTAATATATGAAGATAACGAAGAGTGGTTAATTTGTGGGCATGATGCCAATAGTTCTAGTGAAGAAGAAGCAAATAATTTTGCATCTTCATTATTAATGCCAGATAGTGCTCTTAATGATTATGAGAAAAAGAACAATATTGTAAAATGGAATTTGGAAAATATTATACATTGCGAACAATTTTTCCAAATTAGTCATACTGCAATGTTATATAGATTAAGGTTAATTAATGGGTCAATAACATATGATGAATTTACAAGATATAAACTCAATGTTAAAAATGAAGCTATGAAATTAGGTTTTAGCACTGAATTATATGAGCCTTCTAATGATAGTAAAAAATATTTTTCTTTTGGCAATTATATACGTTTAACTGAGAAAGCTTTTGAAAATAATAAAATATCTATTGGGAAAAAAAACGAGTTATTGATGGATGTTTTCAGATCGGATATTGTTTATAATCTTAAAGAAGGGGATTTTCTTGATTAATAAACCTGTATTTTATGATACTGATTGTTTAGCTTGTTTTTTAATAATCGGAGAATGTTCTATTCTTATTCAAATGTTTTCTAAGATTATTATCACTGAACCTGTTCATCGTGAGCTTTTTAATGAAAGTACTCCACCTATAATAAAAAATAATTTAAGAGTTTTGATAGGTAGGGGTTTTGTAGAAGTTAAGGAAATGAGTATACTTTCTTCTGTATATCATTGTTATTCGTATATTGAACAAGGTCTTAGGAGTGATAATGATACACGTATAGGTAAAGGTGAAGCTTCAGTTATAGCTTTTGCAAAAGAAAATGATGGCATTGTTGCTAGCAATAATCTTTTCGATGTTAAAGAATATACTGATAAATATAATTTATCTCTTATAACTACTCCTCTTATTTTAGGTAAAGCAGTTGAAAATAAGCTGATAGATGAAACAAAAGCGAATAGTTTATGGAGTAAAATGTTAGATAGAAATATGTATTTGCCTGATGATTCTTTTTCTGAATATTACTCTAATAATTATGAAGATGATTGTGATGATTTTTTGAAATCTAATAATATATTTTAATATTGGTATATAATATTTTTTATTATTTTTTCATTTGTAATGTTTAGTCTTGCAGCTGCAAGAAGTGTTTTTTCAAGTGTAAAACTATTTTTTAATATTTTTTATATTTAATTTATAAAGCTATTTTTCCAACTGTACGATAATATTATACATTTGATTTTTTTATTTAATATATAAATTAAATATAATAAAAAAAATAAAGTTAAATAGAATCAATCAAATTTCTAAGTTTATCAGAAAAATTATTCCCTTCATAGGATTCTATTTTTTCTATATGTTTTTCAGATAATCTTATAGTTTTTACTATAAGCTCTTTATCTGATTTATATAATTTCAGAACAAAGCTTATTAATACTTTCGCTTTTGTTTCATCATCTACTTCAGATAATGAATTTAACAAATCTATTGATTTGTTTTTTATTCTTATATCCTTCTTTGTTGGCATTCCAAAAGAAGCTGATATATTAGATATTAATCCAGTTATGATACTTACAAAACCAGTTAAATCATCGTTACGCAAACTTCGCTCATACCCATAAGCATAACTATAAACAGCTATTTTTTCATGATAATTAAGCTTATCATATAAATCAGGAGGGTTATACCAACCACCGGATATACATAATTCTTCTATTTCTATTTT
This genomic interval carries:
- a CDS encoding ImmA/IrrE family metallo-endopeptidase yields the protein MKYIQDNNIKGYRETNQFAEDLRRDWGIDSYSPVDIFSVAIEKLPNLTLILLPLGEKISGCCSKVVDDQIILINSEHSKGRQNFTLAHELYHLIYEDNEEWLICGHDANSSSEEEANNFASSLLMPDSALNDYEKKNNIVKWNLENIIHCEQFFQISHTAMLYRLRLINGSITYDEFTRYKLNVKNEAMKLGFSTELYEPSNDSKKYFSFGNYIRLTEKAFENNKISIGKKNELLMDVFRSDIVYNLKEGDFLD